TTTGATCATGAGGCACATTTTGAATCTGAGGAAGATGTTGGACTTAAGCAGAAACATAAATTGATCCCAGTCCCAACAGCAGTCTCAGACAACGATAGTGGCTATTTTGAATGCAACATATGCTTAGACTCTGCACATGACCCTGTTGTCACCCTATGTGGTCATCTATATTGCTGGCCATGCATTTACAAATGGCTCCATGTTAAAACCTCCTCCCCTGATGCTAGTCAGCAGCAGCCGAGCTGCCCTGTCTGCAAGGCTGACATTTCTCCAAATTCATTGGTCCCTCTATATGGCCGGGGCCCATCTACATCTGAATCAAAATCCAAGAAAGACCCAGTGGATGTAGTCATACCCCGTAGGCCACTCCCTTCTGAGTTGAATACAGTGAATGCTAATACTTCGCCACAAAATCAGCAActtcattcaaattttttcaatccACAGCCTCAGTCATTTCAACACCAACAATACTTCCATGATCCTCATGGAGGTTATGCAGCCTTGACCTCTTCAAACCTTGGGGGTACTGTTATGACAGGTTTTTTAAATCCAATGCTGGGGATGTTCAATGAGATGGTGTTCACAAGGAATTTTGGGACGTCGATCACCAATATGTTTGCTCGCCCTTACACAAATCCTCTCATGGGAAGTAACAGTCCTAGGATGAGGAGGCAGGAAATGCAGCTTGATAAGTCTCTAAATAGAGtgtccatcttttttctttgctgCATCATTTTGTGCctcctcttattttgattaGGTTAATCTTTCAGCTTTTGTAAATAGATGATGACATGCACATTGCAGGGACAATctgctgtaatttttttctgCTGGAAACTCTCTTTTTAAGAGATTTTCCTCGACAGTTTTGCATTTTATCTTTGTCATTCTTTACTTGCATTCGCTATTGTAACTGTTGGATTTCATTGTTGTATTAGATTCTTGATTACAAAATGTATACGCGGCTCATTTTGTATTTTCTGTAAGGAAATTGCCATTTCTAGTTTGAATTTTGTAGTATCCATATAATGTTAGGGGCgagtttctttctttgttttttttcccctctttttcttgaaaattccCCCCCTGCAAGTTTATATTGGAGTCTTCATGTTGGAATGTCAAGAGGAAGATGCTCCAAGTCATCAAGTACGCACACGACCTTGAAGCACCCTGGTTCCATGGTAGCCCTTATTCTTTGCCTCCCTGTATGATCATAGTTTCGAAGCCATTTTCCattttcctttctgtttttaatgattttcgCTCTTAAATGATGTACATTCTCTCATCTTCCATAGATTTTGTAATTTCGAAGATAGGTTTCCATGTAGATATTGAAATAGATTCAGTAGCATGCACAACACAACGGGAAGATGGGACAAATACAGTATGCAGAGATGCATTTCTGgaatttgaaagtttcaaagggGAAAATAGACAAACTTC
This genomic interval from Populus alba chromosome 1, ASM523922v2, whole genome shotgun sequence contains the following:
- the LOC118038168 gene encoding E3 ubiquitin-protein ligase RMA3; the protein is MEQHFFDHEAHFESEEDVGLKQKHKLIPVPTAVSDNDSGYFECNICLDSAHDPVVTLCGHLYCWPCIYKWLHVKTSSPDASQQQPSCPVCKADISPNSLVPLYGRGPSTSESKSKKDPVDVVIPRRPLPSELNTVNANTSPQNQQLHSNFFNPQPQSFQHQQYFHDPHGGYAALTSSNLGGTVMTGFLNPMLGMFNEMVFTRNFGTSITNMFARPYTNPLMGSNSPRMRRQEMQLDKSLNRVSIFFLCCIILCLLLF